In Felis catus isolate Fca126 chromosome A3, F.catus_Fca126_mat1.0, whole genome shotgun sequence, a single genomic region encodes these proteins:
- the LOC101085539 gene encoding signal-regulatory protein beta-1-like isoform X2: MLAPASGPHLPPYLLLALLLGLTGVAGEAELQVIQPEKLVSVTAGETATLHCTLTSLVPVGKIRWFRGTGPDRELIFSFGGGHFPRVTNVSDTTRRNNMDFSIRISNITPADAGTYYCVKFQKGAPEVEFKSGPGTQVTVSGRRAGSPGKDLELSPSLLVALSLGPKLLLLVFVSAIYGHRKRWIDCESWTRRTEPGDPGGK, encoded by the exons ATGTTGGCCCCTGCCTCCGGGCCCCACCTGCCTCCTTACCTGCTGCTGGCTCTGCTGTTGGGACTCACAG GTGTGGCAGGTGAGGCGGAGCTGCAGGTGATCCAGCCGGAGAAGCTGGTGTCTGTCACAGCCGGAGAGACAGCCACTCTGCACTGCACCCTGACCTCCCTGGTCCCCGTTGGGAAAATCAGGTGGTTCAGGGGGACGGGGCCAGACCGGGAGTTAATCTTCAGTTTCGGAGGAGGCCACTTTCCCCGCGTAACAAATGTTTCAGACACCACAAGAAGAAACAACATGGACTTTTCCATCCGCATCAGTAACATCACCCCAGCAGACGCTGGAACCTACTACTGTGTGAAGTTCCAGAAAGGGGCCCCTGAGGTGGAGTTTAAGTCTGGACCAGGCACCCAGGTCACCGTGAGCG GAAGGAGAGCTGGCAGCCCGGGAAAAG ACCTAGAactctctccttcactcttgGTGGCTCTCTCCCTGGGCCCCAAGCTGCTGCTACTCGTCTTTGTCTCTGCCATCTATGGCCACAGGAAGCGATGGATTGACTGTGAGTCATGGACAAGGAGGACAGAGCCAG GTGACCCAGGAGGAAAATAG